CTTGCCGCGCATGTCTTTACCAGAAGAAGGAGTTGAGAAAAGAACAGCTAGTCCAGCAACTGCTCCGCCGCAAATAACACCTGTAATAAAGGATTTAGCTTTTGACATAAAAGGAGACCTCCTTATTTTTTGTTCGTATTCATGATGGAAAAAATATGCATATCTTTCTTATCTGTGCTATGCACAAACAATCATCCCTGAGCATTTTAAGTGAAGAAACAAGCCATGCGGAATTTGATGACTTCAGGGAAGTGGCTTGTTATGTATTACGCCTTCTTATAGTGTCATTATTTCACACTATTTGCAATTGTACTTGCGATGTTTTGTAAATTTTCCATAGTGTATTCATTTTGATGTGATTTCCAAACAGCACCGAAACCATCTTTTTCACCGTAGCGTGGAATTAAATGAAGGTGGAAGTGGAACACAGTTTGTCCAGCTTTTTCACCGTTATTGTTAAGTAGGTTAAAGCCAACTGGATTAAACTCTGCTTTAATCGCATTTGCGATTTTTGGAACGACAGAAAAAATGTGTGATGCGATTTCTGGCGTTAACGCAAAAATGTCTTGTTTGTGAACTTTCGGAATAACAAGAGTATGTCCTTTTGTTACTTGACTAATATCTAAAAATGCAAGCACATGTTCATCTTCGTATACTTTTGAGCAAGGGATTTGCCCGTCAATGATTTTACAAAAAATACAATTGTCTGCTGTATGATTCATTGATCTCATCCTTTCAAATATCCTTAGCCGTATTTTACCATAATTACATAAGAGAACAAACACGAAAAACAGGAAGCTGACTCAGCTTCCTGTTTTCTGAAGAGGGATTGAAAAAGCATTATCGTAATTTACGTTTCGCAGACACCTCATTTATTTAAGAAATGCACGGTAAATCGGCTAAAGTTTCTGCCGTAGACACCCCATTTTCAAGTGAAATGAATTGCAATCTTTTTTAAAATGAAATTGTTTATTTTTTAAAACAGTATATGCTCTTTCAGAGACACCCCGTTTCGAAAATGAAACAAATAATCTGGTTATGTGTAAATTTCATTGTCCAACTTGGACACCCCATTTCATGATGACTTCACTATGTTGTTGTACTCATCAATTGGTGGTTGCTTTTTCAATGTGTTCCTTCTTCAATAATTATGATGTCCGCTTTCGGAAAAATATATGCTAATAAATTTCAAAAATTTTTTTGAGTACATGGATACTATGTAGTACGGCATAATTTTTGGTAAGATGAATATAGAATGAATACTAATGAAGAAAGTGGTGTCGTATGAGCGAGTTATTGCGTGTAGAAAATGTTACAGGAGGATATACGAAACGACCTGTATTAAAAGACGTTTCGTTCTCTGTTAATAAAGGCGAACTTGTCGGCTTAATCGGTTTAAATGGAGCTGGTAAAAGTACGACGATTAAACATATTATCGGTTTAATGGAACCGAAAAAAGGAACTGTCACAATTAATGGGAAAACAATTCGTGATGATATGACAGCGTACCGTTCCAGCTTTTCATTCATTCCAGAAACGCCGGTATTATATGATGAATTAACGTTAGAAGAGCATTTGAAATTAACAGCTATGGCGTATGGTGTTGATGAAAAACAATATGAAGAACGTGTAGGACAACTACTACAAGAGTTTCGTATGAAAAATCGTTTAAAATGGTTTCCATCTCATTTCTCAAAAGGGATGAAACAAAAGGTAATGATTATGAGCGCATTTTTAGTGGAGCCATCTCTTTACATAGTAGACGAACCTTTCGTTGGATTAGATCCGTTAGCGATTCAATCGCTTCTTCAAATGATGGACCAAATGAAAAAGA
This genomic interval from Bacillus thuringiensis contains the following:
- a CDS encoding HIT family protein; this encodes MNHTADNCIFCKIIDGQIPCSKVYEDEHVLAFLDISQVTKGHTLVIPKVHKQDIFALTPEIASHIFSVVPKIANAIKAEFNPVGFNLLNNNGEKAGQTVFHFHLHLIPRYGEKDGFGAVWKSHQNEYTMENLQNIASTIANSVK
- the ecsA gene encoding ABC transporter ATP-binding protein EcsA, which produces MSELLRVENVTGGYTKRPVLKDVSFSVNKGELVGLIGLNGAGKSTTIKHIIGLMEPKKGTVTINGKTIRDDMTAYRSSFSFIPETPVLYDELTLEEHLKLTAMAYGVDEKQYEERVGQLLQEFRMKNRLKWFPSHFSKGMKQKVMIMSAFLVEPSLYIVDEPFVGLDPLAIQSLLQMMDQMKKSGAGILMSTHILATAERYCDSFIILHQGEVRAKGTLSELQSQFHMPGATLDDIYIALTKEEDYE